One genomic segment of Microcella indica includes these proteins:
- a CDS encoding chorismate mutase yields the protein MDAVATDELASLRKSIDNIDAALVHLLAERFKCTQTVGRLKAATGMPPSDPDRERVQIERLRALAEEAELDPAFAEKFLSFIVAEVIHHHEQIASTGSIAASGND from the coding sequence ATGGACGCCGTTGCCACCGATGAGCTCGCCTCGCTGCGCAAGAGCATCGACAACATCGACGCGGCGCTCGTGCACCTCCTCGCCGAGCGCTTCAAGTGCACGCAGACCGTCGGTCGGCTCAAGGCGGCGACAGGCATGCCGCCGAGCGATCCCGATCGGGAGCGCGTGCAGATCGAACGCCTGCGGGCGCTCGCCGAGGAGGCGGAGCTCGACCCCGCCTTCGCCGAGAAGTTCCTCTCCTTCATCGTCGCCGAAGTGATCCACCACCACGAGCAGATCGCCTCCACCGGCAGTATCGCTGCATCCGGCAACGACTGA
- a CDS encoding glycosyltransferase family A protein, which yields MAMSTLTGTMRHRPRATVSVVIPVRDDRQHLQRCLDALSAQTHPPFEFIVVDNASSDDSAAVAARYGAVVLHESEVGIPAASATGYDAARGEFIARVDADSVPGATWIASVCELLERHPELAAVTGGGTLMDDDGRPHLRSSRLYMRSYFALVGLALGHPPLWGSALAMRRTVWNEVRGEVCRHDARMNDDIDLSVHIGPQRRIAVDRRLTLAASASPLSLDGALLVRLWRGLYTIVRHWPREFPTLRWLRRQQSPRAGLTASPTPQPLAPAGGAL from the coding sequence ATGGCAATGAGCACGCTCACGGGCACGATGCGACATCGACCGCGGGCGACCGTCTCGGTCGTCATTCCGGTGCGGGATGACCGGCAGCACCTGCAGCGTTGCCTCGACGCGCTCTCCGCGCAGACGCATCCGCCGTTCGAATTCATCGTCGTCGACAACGCGAGCTCCGACGACAGCGCCGCGGTCGCCGCCCGATACGGCGCGGTCGTGCTGCACGAGAGCGAGGTGGGCATCCCGGCCGCGAGCGCGACAGGGTATGACGCCGCGCGCGGCGAGTTCATCGCCCGCGTCGACGCCGACAGCGTGCCGGGCGCGACGTGGATCGCGTCGGTCTGCGAGCTGCTCGAGCGCCACCCCGAGCTCGCCGCCGTGACGGGCGGCGGCACGCTCATGGACGACGACGGGCGGCCGCACCTGCGCTCCTCGCGCCTCTACATGCGGTCGTACTTCGCGCTCGTGGGTCTCGCACTCGGCCACCCCCCGCTGTGGGGCTCGGCCCTCGCGATGCGGCGCACGGTGTGGAACGAGGTGCGCGGCGAGGTGTGCCGCCACGACGCGCGCATGAACGACGACATCGACCTGAGCGTCCACATCGGCCCGCAGCGCAGGATCGCGGTCGATCGACGTCTGACTCTCGCCGCCTCCGCGAGCCCGCTCTCCCTCGACGGCGCGCTCCTCGTGCGCCTCTGGCGCGGCCTGTACACGATCGTGCGTCACTGGCCGCGAGAGTTCCCCACCCTGCGCTGGCTTCGTCGGCAGCAGTCCCCGCGGGCCGGCCTCACCGCCAGTCCGACCCCGCAGCCACTCGCGCCCGCGGGGGGCGCGCTCTAG
- a CDS encoding IS1182 family transposase, translated as MQGSDDGQRQLLDVQSWAGHLLPRGSVFAFLAAHRRQLFPDDAFADLFPSGRGRPSIPADVIASVLVLQTIHNLSDRETAEAVTFDLRWKAACGFAVAQTAFHPSVLTYWRRRLAGSERPHRIFDAVAEVIAQSGALTGRRRRAIDSTILDDAVARQDTVTQLIAQIRRVGREVPATAELIAGLPGHDYSTPGKPDIAWDDPAARDLLVSALVNDALTLLAELDGVELSEKQQETVALLALVAGQDVEPAEDSDGTDGRWRIARKVAPERMISTVDPDTRHAHKSREKKQDGFKAHVVIEPDTGLVTAAALTKASGAANSDAARGAELLTADTSIGEEPVDVLADSAYGSGELLDQIGTAGHTAIIKPMPLARAVPDGFTIDDFTVDDTAGTMTCPAGVTRPIAAKGTVTFGSVCSSCPLKLRCTTAARGRKMTVTAHDRIKREHRARAADPGFQADYRQHRPMVERSIAWLTRDARRVPFRGVAKNNAWWVTRAAGINLKRLLNLGLTFHNGNWALG; from the coding sequence ATGCAGGGTAGTGACGATGGTCAGCGTCAACTGTTGGATGTTCAGTCCTGGGCGGGTCATTTGCTCCCGCGGGGGTCGGTGTTCGCGTTCCTGGCCGCTCACCGGAGGCAACTGTTCCCGGATGACGCGTTCGCGGATCTGTTCCCGTCCGGGCGGGGTCGTCCCTCGATCCCGGCGGATGTGATCGCGTCGGTGTTGGTGTTGCAGACGATTCATAACCTCTCCGATCGGGAGACTGCGGAGGCGGTCACGTTTGATCTGCGCTGGAAAGCGGCCTGTGGGTTCGCGGTGGCCCAGACAGCGTTCCACCCGTCGGTGTTGACGTATTGGCGGCGCCGTCTGGCTGGCAGTGAGCGGCCGCATCGCATCTTCGATGCCGTGGCCGAGGTCATCGCTCAGTCGGGGGCGTTGACCGGTCGACGGCGACGGGCGATCGATTCCACGATCCTCGACGATGCGGTTGCCCGGCAGGACACGGTGACCCAGCTGATCGCGCAGATCCGCCGAGTCGGGCGGGAGGTCCCCGCAACGGCGGAGCTCATCGCGGGCCTGCCCGGGCATGACTACTCCACGCCTGGGAAGCCGGACATTGCCTGGGATGACCCGGCCGCCCGCGATCTGCTCGTCTCAGCGTTGGTGAACGACGCGTTGACGCTGCTGGCGGAGCTCGACGGTGTCGAACTGAGCGAGAAGCAGCAGGAAACGGTGGCGTTGCTGGCACTGGTCGCAGGGCAGGACGTTGAGCCGGCGGAGGATTCCGATGGCACCGATGGGCGGTGGCGGATCGCCCGGAAGGTCGCCCCGGAGCGGATGATCTCAACCGTTGATCCGGACACCCGGCATGCGCACAAGTCGCGGGAGAAGAAGCAGGACGGCTTCAAAGCCCACGTTGTGATCGAGCCGGACACCGGTCTGGTCACCGCTGCCGCCCTCACGAAGGCGTCCGGGGCGGCGAACAGCGACGCGGCCCGCGGGGCGGAGCTGCTCACCGCCGATACCAGCATCGGCGAGGAACCGGTCGACGTGCTGGCCGATTCGGCCTACGGCAGCGGTGAGCTGCTCGACCAGATCGGAACCGCCGGTCACACCGCGATTATCAAGCCGATGCCGCTGGCCCGGGCGGTTCCTGACGGGTTCACCATCGATGACTTCACCGTCGATGACACCGCGGGAACGATGACCTGCCCGGCCGGAGTCACCCGACCGATCGCCGCCAAGGGAACAGTGACCTTCGGCAGCGTCTGCTCCTCCTGTCCGTTGAAGCTTCGATGCACCACGGCGGCGCGAGGACGGAAGATGACCGTGACTGCGCATGACCGGATCAAACGCGAACACCGGGCCCGAGCCGCGGATCCTGGCTTCCAAGCCGATTACCGGCAACACCGGCCAATGGTCGAACGCTCAATCGCGTGGCTCACCCGCGACGCCAGACGCGTGCCGTTCCGTGGCGTCGCGAAGAACAACGCCTGGTGGGTCACCCGCGCCGCCGGAATCAACCTCAAACGACTTCTCAACCTCGGCCTCACCTTCCACAACGGGAACTGGGCGCTCGGATAG
- a CDS encoding GNAT family N-acetyltransferase, producing MAYPTTPPPFEVLSGHGVTLEPYRDDHLPGLTAALAHREVFAGGWGGGPAGFREGEDFARWLPEYLPIGRGHPYVVRDARGEVVGTSSLTDFSPILQYAHLGWTAYAPEHWGAGVNAACKLLLLGHVFAHGYGRVKLQADMLNERSRAAMASIGAHFEGVVRREQPRSDGSWRDTAQFSVTVDDWPEVRAVLERRVARGRS from the coding sequence ATGGCGTACCCGACGACCCCGCCGCCGTTCGAGGTGCTCTCCGGGCACGGCGTCACGCTCGAGCCGTACCGCGACGATCACCTGCCGGGGCTGACGGCGGCGCTCGCGCACCGCGAGGTCTTCGCGGGCGGCTGGGGCGGTGGCCCGGCGGGCTTCCGAGAGGGCGAGGACTTCGCGCGCTGGCTGCCGGAGTACCTGCCGATCGGTCGCGGGCATCCGTACGTGGTGCGGGATGCCCGGGGCGAGGTCGTCGGAACCTCGAGCCTCACCGACTTCTCGCCGATCCTGCAGTACGCCCACCTGGGCTGGACGGCGTACGCGCCCGAGCACTGGGGCGCGGGCGTCAACGCCGCCTGCAAGCTCCTGCTGCTCGGTCACGTGTTCGCGCACGGCTACGGTCGCGTCAAGCTGCAAGCAGACATGCTCAACGAGCGCTCCCGAGCGGCGATGGCGAGCATCGGCGCGCACTTCGAGGGCGTCGTGCGGCGCGAGCAGCCCCGGTCAGACGGCTCGTGGCGCGACACCGCCCAGTTCTCGGTGACCGTCGACGACTGGCCCGAGGTTCGCGCCGTGCTCGAGCGACGGGTCGCGCGCGGACGCTCCTGA
- a CDS encoding adenylosuccinate synthase: MPAVVIIGAQWGDEGKGKATDLLAGRIDYVVKFNGGNNAGHTVVVGDEKYALHLLPSGILTEGVIPVIANGVVVDIEVLFDELTALSARGVDVSKLLVSGNAHVITQYHRTIDKVTERFLGKRQIGTTGRGIGPAYADKINRVGIRVQDLFDEKILRQKVEGALDQKNHLLVKVYNRRAILVDEVVDDLLAYAERLRPMVADTALVLHEALERGETVLFEGGQATMLDVDHGTYPFVTSSSSTSGGAATGSGIGPNRIDRVIGIVKAYTTRVGAGPFPTELFDESGEFLRKTGFEFGTTTGRPRRCGWYDAPIARYTARINGVTDFVMTKLDVLTGLERIPVCVAYEVDGVRFDEIPVSQSDFHHAKPVYEELPGWTEDITGARTFDDLPTNAQDYVLAIEAMSGARISAIGVGPGRDAIIQRHDLLD, from the coding sequence ATGCCTGCCGTCGTCATCATCGGAGCCCAGTGGGGCGACGAGGGAAAAGGCAAGGCGACCGACCTCCTCGCCGGCCGCATCGACTACGTCGTCAAGTTCAACGGCGGCAACAACGCTGGCCACACGGTCGTCGTCGGTGACGAGAAGTACGCCCTGCACCTGCTGCCGAGCGGCATCCTCACCGAGGGCGTCATCCCCGTCATCGCGAACGGTGTGGTCGTCGACATCGAGGTGCTGTTCGACGAGCTCACGGCGCTCAGCGCGCGCGGCGTCGACGTGTCGAAGCTCCTCGTGAGCGGCAACGCCCACGTCATCACGCAGTACCACCGCACGATCGACAAGGTCACCGAGCGCTTCCTCGGCAAGCGCCAGATCGGCACGACCGGGCGCGGCATCGGCCCCGCCTACGCCGACAAGATCAACCGCGTCGGCATCCGCGTGCAGGATCTCTTCGACGAGAAGATCCTGCGCCAGAAGGTCGAGGGCGCCCTCGACCAGAAGAACCACCTGCTCGTCAAGGTCTACAACCGCAGGGCGATCCTCGTCGACGAGGTCGTCGACGACCTGCTGGCGTACGCCGAGCGCCTGCGCCCGATGGTCGCCGACACCGCCCTCGTTCTGCACGAGGCGCTCGAGCGCGGCGAGACCGTGCTCTTCGAGGGCGGCCAGGCGACGATGCTCGACGTCGACCACGGCACCTACCCTTTCGTCACCTCGTCGAGCTCGACGAGCGGCGGCGCGGCCACCGGCTCGGGCATCGGCCCCAACCGCATCGACCGGGTCATCGGCATCGTCAAGGCGTACACGACGCGCGTCGGCGCCGGGCCCTTCCCGACCGAGCTGTTCGACGAGTCCGGTGAATTCCTGCGCAAGACCGGCTTCGAGTTCGGCACGACGACGGGGCGCCCGCGCCGCTGCGGCTGGTACGACGCGCCCATCGCTCGATACACGGCACGCATCAACGGCGTCACCGACTTCGTCATGACGAAGCTCGACGTGCTCACGGGCCTCGAGCGCATCCCCGTGTGCGTCGCCTACGAGGTCGACGGCGTGCGGTTCGACGAGATTCCCGTCTCGCAGAGCGACTTCCACCACGCGAAGCCCGTCTACGAGGAGCTACCAGGGTGGACCGAGGACATCACCGGTGCGCGCACTTTCGACGACCTGCCGACGAATGCGCAGGACTACGTGCTCGCGATCGAGGCGATGAGCGGCGCGCGCATCTCGGCGATCGGCGTGGGGCCTGGTCGCGACGCGATCATCCAGCGCCACGACCTGCTCGACTGA
- a CDS encoding TetR/AcrR family transcriptional regulator: protein MAERKTSDERRDEIVRATLRLVATKGFAGVTLRDVAAEVGVVHGLIRHYFASRDDLVAAAFDDAVTRELASDRAQLDGLEPLAALAGWLSATPEHHYRVWIDAWSEAPRTPALAAALDRHHRDCEHILIDLIERVVDAGIATSVDPAADARMLTAVADGVAVQHHAMDIIGVDEADTIVLGAAEQRLGLAPGSLARAHPAPARGQWAAV from the coding sequence GTGGCAGAACGCAAGACATCCGACGAGCGGCGCGACGAGATCGTGCGCGCCACGCTGCGCCTCGTCGCTACCAAGGGCTTCGCCGGGGTGACGCTGCGGGATGTCGCGGCCGAGGTCGGCGTCGTGCACGGGCTCATCCGCCACTACTTCGCGAGCCGCGATGACCTCGTCGCCGCGGCCTTCGACGACGCGGTCACGCGCGAGCTCGCGAGCGACCGCGCCCAACTCGACGGGCTCGAGCCGCTCGCCGCCCTCGCGGGCTGGCTCTCCGCCACGCCCGAGCACCACTACCGCGTGTGGATCGACGCGTGGAGCGAAGCGCCCCGCACGCCCGCCCTCGCCGCCGCCCTCGACCGGCACCACCGCGACTGCGAGCACATCCTCATCGACCTCATCGAGCGCGTCGTCGACGCGGGCATCGCGACGAGCGTCGACCCCGCAGCCGACGCGCGCATGCTCACCGCGGTGGCCGACGGTGTCGCCGTGCAGCACCACGCCATGGACATCATCGGGGTCGACGAGGCCGACACCATCGTGCTCGGCGCGGCCGAGCAGCGGCTGGGACTCGCCCCCGGCAGCCTCGCGCGAGCCCACCCCGCCCCCGCGCGCGGGCAGTGGGCCGCGGTCTGA
- a CDS encoding MFS transporter — MLSRTRTAPHARAPRPSARLVPSVVVSMVLLSGGSFVIFPLIPALQSTLGVSTAEIGYLAAAGFGAALIAELLVAPAADRGHARLMAVAGVLLIAASLALSAAAGAGWQLIAARGLGGFGFGIFVIAASALLVRSDPARSGELLGRLGAAELAGIAVGPLASGAAVAIASPSVILAVAAACVLAALVPVLIGFREHRATPSLGDDPHPRTGGITAGVAGIAAGVVGFDRAPEPAAQPAAEPTAAPPATSTPRSSFDLLRRPSIIGIVLLYAAVMVPTGAYDGIWPRYMADIGAGPLLTATSYVLFAIPYVLLAAWAGRLADRRGGVAAYWRGLLLLLPIVGIYGIIGNPWVATGLGFVESTGQALAVIGAGAAMAHAVDPARAGSAQGLLRGIGLAAATIAAMVSGHAYEAGGPLLLFGGTGVAVAVIAAVGMLLVRRR; from the coding sequence ATGCTCAGCCGCACCCGCACCGCCCCCCACGCCCGGGCGCCGCGCCCCTCGGCGCGGCTCGTGCCGAGCGTCGTCGTGAGCATGGTGCTGCTCTCCGGCGGGTCCTTCGTCATCTTCCCGCTCATTCCCGCCCTGCAGAGCACCCTCGGCGTGAGCACCGCCGAGATCGGCTACCTCGCCGCCGCCGGCTTCGGCGCCGCCCTCATCGCCGAGCTTCTCGTCGCTCCCGCCGCCGACCGCGGCCACGCCCGCCTCATGGCGGTCGCGGGCGTGCTGCTCATCGCCGCCTCCCTCGCCTTGAGCGCCGCGGCCGGCGCGGGCTGGCAGCTCATCGCCGCGCGCGGGCTCGGCGGTTTCGGCTTCGGCATCTTCGTGATCGCCGCGAGCGCCCTGCTCGTGCGCAGCGATCCCGCGCGCAGCGGCGAGCTGCTCGGTCGCCTCGGAGCGGCCGAGCTCGCCGGCATCGCGGTCGGGCCGCTCGCTTCGGGTGCGGCAGTCGCGATCGCCTCCCCCTCCGTCATTCTCGCGGTCGCCGCCGCGTGCGTGCTCGCGGCCCTCGTGCCCGTTCTCATCGGGTTCCGCGAGCACCGCGCGACACCCTCGCTCGGGGACGACCCGCACCCCCGCACGGGCGGCATCACCGCGGGCGTGGCGGGCATCGCCGCCGGGGTCGTCGGGTTCGACCGCGCTCCCGAGCCCGCGGCCCAGCCCGCTGCCGAACCCACCGCGGCGCCTCCCGCGACGTCCACCCCGCGCTCGAGCTTCGACCTGCTGCGCCGCCCCAGCATCATCGGCATCGTGCTGCTCTACGCCGCCGTCATGGTGCCGACCGGCGCGTACGACGGCATCTGGCCGCGGTACATGGCCGACATCGGGGCTGGCCCCCTGCTGACGGCAACGAGCTACGTCCTCTTCGCCATTCCCTACGTTCTCCTCGCCGCCTGGGCGGGGCGCCTCGCCGACCGCCGCGGAGGTGTCGCGGCCTACTGGCGCGGGCTCCTCCTGCTGCTGCCGATCGTGGGCATCTACGGCATCATCGGCAACCCGTGGGTCGCCACGGGGCTCGGGTTCGTGGAGTCGACGGGGCAGGCGCTCGCCGTCATCGGCGCGGGTGCCGCGATGGCCCACGCCGTCGACCCCGCACGAGCCGGGTCGGCACAGGGCCTGTTGCGCGGCATCGGTCTGGCCGCCGCGACGATCGCCGCCATGGTCTCCGGCCACGCCTACGAGGCGGGCGGCCCGCTGCTGCTCTTCGGCGGAACGGGGGTCGCCGTCGCGGTGATCGCCGCGGTCGGGATGCTGCTCGTGCGCCGACGCTGA
- a CDS encoding DUF2256 and DUF3253 domain-containing protein, producing MGRQRDLESGDSAARAPKNCAACGRRIEWRARWARDWENVRWCSDACRRRGVTAVDRELEASIRSLLASRAAGATICPSEAARAVAASRPDAPTAEPGTEPWRALMEPARRAARRLVAAGEVEITQGGRVVDPSTAKGPIRVRPVR from the coding sequence GTGGGCCGACAGAGAGACCTCGAGAGTGGCGACTCGGCCGCGCGAGCGCCGAAGAACTGCGCCGCGTGCGGCCGGCGCATCGAGTGGCGCGCACGGTGGGCGCGCGACTGGGAGAACGTGCGCTGGTGCAGCGACGCGTGCCGACGGCGGGGCGTGACCGCGGTGGATCGCGAGCTCGAGGCGAGCATCCGGAGCCTGCTGGCGAGCCGCGCGGCCGGCGCGACGATCTGCCCGAGCGAGGCGGCGCGCGCCGTCGCCGCCTCCCGCCCGGATGCGCCCACCGCCGAGCCGGGAACCGAGCCCTGGCGCGCGCTCATGGAGCCGGCACGCCGTGCCGCGCGACGCCTCGTCGCCGCGGGCGAGGTCGAGATCACGCAGGGCGGCCGGGTCGTCGACCCGTCGACGGCGAAGGGACCGATCAGGGTGCGTCCCGTGCGCTGA
- a CDS encoding nuclear transport factor 2 family protein produces MTAITDDLPAQLIRQEHDGWEALCRGEGGTHYHHAMTEDAVMLVDTGVIERGAVLAALEGSPWDSYELSEQRVVRLGDRAAILVYRARAVRGDDVVDRRMSTTYVYQEGRWRTAAHQQTPVV; encoded by the coding sequence ATGACTGCGATCACCGACGATCTGCCCGCCCAGCTCATCCGCCAGGAGCACGACGGGTGGGAGGCGCTGTGCCGCGGCGAAGGCGGCACCCACTACCACCACGCGATGACCGAGGACGCGGTCATGCTCGTCGATACGGGCGTCATCGAGCGCGGTGCCGTGCTCGCGGCGCTCGAAGGCTCCCCGTGGGACTCCTACGAGCTGAGCGAGCAGCGCGTCGTGCGCCTCGGCGACCGCGCGGCGATCCTCGTCTACCGGGCGCGCGCGGTGCGGGGCGACGATGTCGTGGACCGACGCATGAGCACGACATACGTGTACCAGGAGGGTCGCTGGCGCACGGCGGCGCACCAGCAGACGCCTGTCGTGTAG
- a CDS encoding TrmH family RNA methyltransferase, protein MTDGGESRGLERTPEPTPEWTTHGLGPHPRPWPDDPRLDPELLEHGDTRNVLDEYRYWSMAAIVAHLDERRHPFHVAIENWQHDMNIGSIVRSANAFLASEVHIVGRRRWNKRGAMVTDRYQHVRHHSDIAELIAFARAHDLPIVAVDNVPGSVPVDAAPLPRACILLFGQEGPGLSEAALAAADQVIEIRQYGSTRSINASAAAAVVMHEWVRVHAAGAEHPETNGS, encoded by the coding sequence ATGACTGACGGAGGAGAGTCGCGGGGGCTCGAGCGCACCCCCGAGCCCACGCCAGAGTGGACTACCCACGGCCTCGGTCCGCACCCTCGACCGTGGCCCGACGACCCCCGACTCGACCCCGAGCTGCTCGAGCACGGCGACACCCGCAACGTGCTCGACGAGTACCGCTACTGGAGCATGGCTGCGATCGTCGCCCACCTCGACGAACGTCGTCACCCCTTCCACGTGGCCATCGAGAACTGGCAGCACGACATGAACATCGGCTCGATCGTGCGCAGCGCCAACGCGTTCCTCGCGAGCGAGGTGCACATCGTCGGCCGCCGTCGCTGGAACAAGCGCGGCGCGATGGTCACCGACCGCTACCAGCACGTGCGCCACCACTCCGACATCGCCGAGCTCATCGCCTTCGCGCGTGCGCACGACCTGCCGATCGTCGCGGTCGACAATGTGCCCGGCTCCGTTCCCGTGGATGCTGCGCCCCTGCCGCGCGCGTGCATCCTGCTGTTCGGGCAGGAGGGGCCGGGGCTCAGCGAGGCGGCGCTCGCCGCGGCCGATCAGGTCATCGAGATCCGGCAGTACGGGTCGACGCGCTCGATCAACGCGAGCGCCGCGGCCGCCGTCGTCATGCACGAGTGGGTGCGGGTGCACGCGGCGGGAGCGGAGCATCCCGAGACGAACGGTTCTTGA
- a CDS encoding acyltransferase family protein yields the protein MATTEASSPAAPPPVPSTGRDTAVDFVKAACLIVVVGLHAMMAGFTVGPEGLTITNALDGHPNFAWSTWAVQVMPLFFLLGGFSSLTQWRRLRAAGVSASDYVRMRITRLVRPAVLLFALVGLTLAILALTGLPADILREVGFRIGQPLWFLAVYIGCAGLVPGMTALHERAPRLTLGALLLAAVTVDSVVAATGLELLGALNLFFVWVLIQQLGFAYADGIIGVLPRWALFLLAVAAFALLLFLTTVFGYSTDMYENLNPPTVCILVLGVGQLMLFATAHPWLRALADKPRVARVGLWVNANSMTIYLWHVPVIVLVVVVMLISNLPFPEPLSLQWWQTRQLFLVAIAVALVPIVMLVRQFDRSRHDDREVTMSPLLAATKVLLGVAGVTVILLVGFSPAAGAALGVLLLALAVQLRGRRRRVPEPVGEAGGAPEPAAAHPPAPAPAIAPRDDPAAPSQKP from the coding sequence GTGGCCACGACCGAAGCGAGCTCGCCCGCCGCCCCGCCTCCCGTGCCCAGCACAGGGCGCGACACCGCGGTCGACTTCGTGAAGGCCGCGTGCCTCATCGTCGTCGTCGGGCTGCACGCGATGATGGCGGGCTTCACGGTGGGGCCTGAGGGCCTCACGATCACGAACGCTCTGGACGGGCATCCCAACTTCGCGTGGTCGACGTGGGCCGTGCAGGTCATGCCGCTGTTCTTCCTGCTGGGCGGGTTCTCGAGCCTCACGCAGTGGCGGCGGCTGCGGGCCGCGGGCGTCTCGGCCTCCGACTACGTGCGCATGCGCATCACGCGGCTCGTGCGACCGGCGGTGCTGTTGTTCGCGCTCGTCGGGCTCACGCTCGCCATCCTCGCTCTCACCGGGCTGCCCGCCGACATTCTGCGCGAGGTCGGCTTCCGCATCGGGCAGCCGCTGTGGTTCTTGGCGGTGTACATCGGATGCGCGGGGCTGGTTCCCGGGATGACCGCCCTGCACGAGCGGGCCCCGCGCCTGACCCTCGGCGCGCTGCTGCTCGCGGCGGTCACGGTCGACTCCGTCGTGGCCGCGACGGGCCTCGAGCTGCTCGGAGCCCTCAACCTGTTCTTCGTGTGGGTGCTCATCCAGCAGCTCGGGTTCGCGTATGCCGACGGCATCATCGGCGTCCTACCGCGCTGGGCGCTGTTCCTGCTGGCCGTGGCTGCGTTCGCGCTGCTCCTGTTCCTCACGACCGTGTTCGGGTATTCGACCGACATGTACGAGAACCTCAACCCGCCAACCGTGTGCATCCTCGTGCTCGGGGTGGGCCAGCTGATGCTGTTCGCGACGGCGCACCCGTGGCTGCGGGCACTCGCCGACAAGCCGCGCGTCGCCCGCGTCGGCCTGTGGGTGAACGCGAACTCGATGACGATCTACCTGTGGCACGTGCCCGTGATCGTGCTCGTCGTGGTCGTCATGCTCATCTCGAACCTGCCGTTCCCCGAACCGCTGAGCCTGCAGTGGTGGCAGACGCGGCAGCTCTTCCTCGTCGCGATCGCGGTCGCGCTCGTGCCCATCGTCATGCTCGTGCGGCAGTTCGACCGCAGTCGGCACGACGACCGCGAGGTGACGATGTCACCCCTGCTCGCGGCGACGAAGGTGCTGCTCGGAGTCGCGGGGGTCACGGTGATCCTGCTCGTCGGGTTCTCGCCGGCGGCGGGTGCGGCACTCGGCGTGCTGCTGCTCGCGCTTGCCGTGCAGTTGCGCGGGCGGCGGCGCAGGGTGCCGGAGCCGGTGGGTGAGGCGGGCGGTGCGCCGGAGCCTGCGGCCGCACACCCGCCCGCACCCGCACCCGCAATCGCACCCCGTGACGATCCCGCCGCTCCTTCACAGAAGCCCTGA